One segment of Ipomoea triloba cultivar NCNSP0323 chromosome 12, ASM357664v1 DNA contains the following:
- the LOC115998346 gene encoding uncharacterized protein LOC115998346 isoform X1 — translation MSQPQPRQQHEFPDIQMLQRHIMFKQLQELQRQRQLQQIGDLSQQNYMNQVSVFNKQTSGVQLPPIVNGTPIRDTSQIFSAGNMQLMQRGSSIVDHGFPNGSIFSQGQSQAAMGVLPHQLNMSIYGGSVVGTGNNLNPYSALQGLSNETTSVLTNSNNNQLELPMLQHATFNNSFMSGQSNASSSDSGHVFMPDVASVPKQVFQEKNFFGQVPVQSLDGLLAGNFQQVSALPSKSSMQESCGSREQVSWSALSAPKLPNMGNSQSSCSLDPLEQKILFNTDDSWESNLGEHGNLGMSGFGSALGNSDCMNSFPSVQSGSWSALMQSAVAEASSSDTGLQEEWSGLSFQNPELSTENQPSNYVDSGRQQSNWIDNSLQNASSPSSKPEFLNQSYSMSCNFQGLQQLNHQFPGQKEEIHSDSPKYAGKWLDCSPRQKQPVKESQLVQIASPAQKSWPSQHYEHTERGQSRSNLTVFGLNEGKSGEVNTEVNEEKSPLNNVTAVPEKSTTEFKQIVDHEINQHVMNSTGADSLGKENYLDSNQSCVGLGLSGKLWLHGTTTHLPMVDSQQKPYHQTSQVLSGSEQRHLGQYNNNVSNIIMAPEQVQLPRHPSNFIPRGDNDGPMPSLLETSPSFHGQSTTADTRKHLLHRFNTDGKIVEHGTGTQFNCKEFVQSSERTQMKASETSFNQPDNSSSTSQSNGVRLGSPSQWIPRSHASLEPLPMSYNQLQNQNLPLPAASHSPQAMFSGQATTPSLTKEVSHVTAANCHNQEFSILETMPVNKLSVVSNVNQQPGQSMLPDVQAQQNQFQLGFHKVSSSLLQPTASTTSSREHTTRNSEGQHNQSSFREGAEVVDSLQNSQGLDSKQGEQNKNYPPTPSARDLETFGHSLRPLLGHHQNQVQSLMNAESDLNKMSGKYTGARNMEKNEVNATQYNLLSHQENKVFGFSSETREDQFNKDFSQTPVQDNSLMVMLGQANQTVSASIASNKVEEGRNSLQMAPPWFKHHGNSKNGQILSMLAAKNTLQQLAVGKTLDNLQMSSSISRANSSDASKGSNIWPTTSTVSVVGTQLPNSYELPLNVSDQNLAIRKLKKRKLGFFDSLPWNKEVTQGSLKCPNISMAELEWCLASNRINQKVENEALLVEDLAPMHRAKRRLTKTTQIMQQIFRPAPAVIVSADAFSNCDSVVYFVARLALGDACNMAHDFHRQFTAGDMSSDKVESPGTLHGTDFLKTMENFICRAKGLEADFIRLEKRASILDLKVESQELEKFSIINRFARFHNRGHSGAVDTSSGSTPAVLKSAPQRYVIAFPMPKTVPEGVNCLSL, via the exons ATGTCGCAACCTCAGCCTAGGCAACAGCATGAATTTCCTGACATACAGATGTTGCAGCGGCATATAATGTTCAAACAGCTTCAGGAACTGCAGCGTCAAAGGCAACTTCAGCAAATAGGTGACTTGAGTCAGCAGAATTATATGAATCAAGTTTCGGTGTTTAATAAGCAGACTTCTGGGGTTCAACTGCCCCCTATAGTTAATGGAACACCAATCCGTGACACATCACAAATATTTTCTGCTGGAAACATGCAATTGATGCAGCGTGGTTCCTCTATAGTTGATCATGGATTTCCAAATGGATCAATTTTTTCACAAGGTCAAAGTCAGGCTGCAATGGGTGTATTACCGCATCAACTTAATATGTCTATATATGGAGGATCTGTTGTTGGCACAGGAAATAATTTGAATCCTTACTCTGCTTTGCAAGGGCTATCTAATGAGACAACCAGTGTCTTGACTAATAGCAACAATAACCAATTGGAGCTACCCATGTTGCAACATGCAACTTTCAACAACTCTTTTATGAGTGGACAGTCCAATGCATCTAGCAGTGATTCTGGTCATGTTTTCATGCCGGACGTTGCTTCTGTTCCCAAACAAGTGTTTCAAGAGAAGAACTTCTTTGGACAAGTTCCTGTTCAAAGTTTGGATGGACTTCTAGCTGGAAACTTCCAGCAAGTGAGTGCTTTGCCAAGCAAATCATCAATGCAGGAATCTTGTGGTAGCCGAGAACAAGTAAGTTGGTCTGCTCTCTCCGCACCAAAGCTGCCAAACATGGGTAATTCTCAGAGCTCTTGTTCTCTGGATCCACTGGAACAGAAGATTTTGTTCAATACAGATGATAGTTGGGAATCTAATCTTGGTGAGCATGGTAACTTGGGAATGAGTGGTTTTGGAAGTGCATTGGGAAATTCAGATTGTATGAATTCTTTTCCCTCTGTTCAGAGTGGTAGTTGGAGTGCCCTTATGCAGTCTGCGGTTGCAGAGGCTTCTAGTAGTGATACTGGCCTCCAAGAGGAGTGGAGTGGCTTGAGCTTTCAGAATCCAGAACTTTCAACTGAAAACCAGCCCTCTAATTATGTAGACAGTGGGAGGCAACAAAGTAATTGGATTGATAACAGCCTGCAGAATGCTTCATCACCTAGTTCAAAACCTGAGTTTCTGAACCAAAGTTATAGTATGAGCTGCAACTTCCAGGGTCTTCAACAGTTAAATCACCAATTTCCTGGACAGAAAGAGGAGATACACTCTGATTCTCCTAAATATGCTGGAAAGTGGTTGGATTGTAGCCCACGACAAAAGCAACCAGTGAAGGAAAGTCAGCTGGTTCAAATAGCATCACCTGCTCAAAAATCTTGGCCCAGTCAACATTATGAGCATACAGAGCGTGGCCAATCCCGCAGCAATTTAACAG TTTTTGGTTTGAATGAAGGGAAATCTGGAGAAGTCAATACAGAAGTTAATGAGGAAAAGTCTCCATTGAATAATGTTACTGCTGTACCAGAGAAAAGCACAACTGAGTTTAAGCAAATTGTTGATCATGAAATCAATCAACATGTTATGAACTCTACAGGTGCAGACTCTCTTGGAAAAGAGAATTATCTTGACAGCAATCAATCTTGTGTAGGACTTGGATTGAGTGGGAAATTGTGGCTTCATGGGACTACAACACATCTCCCCATGGTAGATAGTCAACAAAAGCCATATCATCAG ACATCTCAGGTCTTAAGTGGTAGTGAACAAAGGCACTTGGGGCAATATAACAATAATGTCTCTAATATTATAATGGCTCCCGAACAA GTCCAATTGCCACGCCACCCAAGTAATTTCATTCCCCGTGGAGACAATGATGGACCTATGCCTAGTCTTCTGGAAACATCGCCTAGCTTTCATGGCCAAAGTACCACTGCTGATACAAG GAAACATCTGCTACACCGGTTTAACACGGATGGCAAAATTGTGGAGCATGGAACAGGAACACAGTTTAATTGTAAAGAATTTGTTCAATCATCTGAAAGGACCCAGATGAAAGCCTCTGAAACATCTTTTAATCAGCCAGATAATAGCTCTTCCACTTCTCAAAGCAATGGCGTAAGGTTGGGGTCACCATCTCAATGGATACCCAGATCACACGCATCTCTTGAACCTTTACCTATG TCGTATAATCAACTCCAAAATCAAAACCTTCCTTTGCCTGCGGCGAGTCATTCTCCACAAGCAATGTTTTCTGGCCAGGCAACTACTCCCTCTTTGACCAAAGAGGTCTCTCATGTAACTGCTGCCAACTGTCACAATCAAGAATTTTCAATTCTGGAGACTATGCCAGTCAATAAGCTATCAGTTGTCTCAAATGTGAATCAGCAACCAGGGCAGTCAATGCTGCCAGACGTTCAAGCCCAACAAAATCAATTTCAGTTGGGATTCCACAAGGTCTCATCTAGTTTGCTTCAACCTACTGCTTCAACAACTAGCAGTCGTGAGCATACTACAAGGAATTCAGAGGGGCAACACAATCAAAGCTCATTTAGAGAAGGGGCTGAAGTAGTTGATTCTTTGCAAAATTCACAAGGATTGGATAGCAAGCAAGGGGAGCAGAATAAGAATTATCCACCAACTCCCTCTGCAAGAGATCTTGAAACTTTTGGCCATTCTTTGAGGCCACTACTAGGTCACCATCAAAATCAGGTGCAGTCCCTGATGAATGCTGAGAGTGACCTTAATAAGATGTCAGGGAAATATACGGGGGCCAGAAATATGGAAAAGAACGAAGTGAATGCAACACAGTATAATTTACTTTCACATCAGGAAAATAAAGTTTTTGGCTTCTCTTCAGAGACTAGAGAAGATCAATTTAACAAAGATTTTTCCCAGACCCCAGTTCAAGATAATTCACTGATGGTAATGCTTGGTCAGGCTAATCAGACTGTCAGTGCCAGCATTGCTTCTAACAAGGTAGAAGAGGGTAGGAACAGTTTACAAATGGCTCCCCCCTGGTTCAAGCATCATGGAAACTCAAAAAATGGGCAGATCTTGTCAATGCTAGCTGCTAAGAACACTTTACAACAGTTAGCTGTCGGTAAGACCCTTGATAACTTGCAAATGAGTAGCTCCATTTCGAGAGCAAATTCATCTGATGCCAGTAAAGGGAGCAACATATGGCCAACTACCTCTACAGTTTCAGTAGTTGGTACACAGTTACCAAACTCGTATGAGTTGCCTTTGAATGTCTCAGACCAAAATTTGGCCATCAGGAAGTTGAAGAAGCGCAAGCTTGGCTTCTTTGATTCTCTGCCATGGAACAAAGAAGTGACTCAAGGTTCACTAAAATGTCCAAATATCAG CATGGCAGAATTGGAATGGTGTCTAGCTTCAAATAGAATAAATCAGAAG GTGGAAAATGAGGCTCTATTAGTTGAAGATTTGGCTCCAATGCATCGAGCAAAGAGAAGGCTTACCAAGACAACCCAGATAATGCAACAGATTTTTCGTCCAGCACCAGCAGTCATTGTCTCAGCAGATGCCTTCTCAAATTGTGATAGTGTGGTGTATTTCGTTGCTAGATTAGCCCTAGGTGATGCATGCAACATGGCTCATGATTTTCACAGGCAATTTACTGCTGGTGATAT GTCATCCGACAAGGTAGAGAGTCCTGGCACACTTCATGGCACAGATTTCTTAAAAACCATGGAAAATTTCATCTGTAGAGCAAAGGGGCTTGAAGCTGATTTCATCAG ACTGGAGAAACGAGCTTCCATCTTAGACTTGAAGGTTGAATCACAGGAGTTGGAGAAGTTCTCTATCATCAACCGTTTTGCCAGATTCCATAACAGGGGCCATAGTGGTGCAGTTGATACATCTTCTGGGTCCACTCCTGCTGTGCTAAAATCAGCCCCACAGAGATACGTTATTGCATTTCCAATGCCTAAGACAGTGCCAGAGGGAGTAAATTGTCTGTCTCTATGA
- the LOC115998346 gene encoding uncharacterized protein LOC115998346 isoform X2 codes for MSQPQPRQQHEFPDIQMLQRHIMFKQLQELQRQRQLQQIGDLSQQNYMNQVSVFNKQTSGVQLPPIVNGTPIRDTSQIFSAGNMQLMQRGSSIVDHGFPNGSIFSQGQSQAAMGVLPHQLNMSIYGGSVVGTGNNLNPYSALQGLSNETTSVLTNSNNNQLELPMLQHATFNNSFMSGQSNASSSDSGHVFMPDVASVPKQVFQEKNFFGQVPVQSLDGLLAGNFQQVSALPSKSSMQESCGSREQVSWSALSAPKLPNMGNSQSSCSLDPLEQKILFNTDDSWESNLGEHGNLGMSGFGSALGNSDCMNSFPSVQSGSWSALMQSAVAEASSSDTGLQEEWSGLSFQNPELSTENQPSNYVDSGRQQSNWIDNSLQNASSPSSKPEFLNQSYSMSCNFQGLQQLNHQFPGQKEEIHSDSPKYAGKWLDCSPRQKQPVKESQLVQIASPAQKSWPSQHYEHTERGQSRSNLTGKSGEVNTEVNEEKSPLNNVTAVPEKSTTEFKQIVDHEINQHVMNSTGADSLGKENYLDSNQSCVGLGLSGKLWLHGTTTHLPMVDSQQKPYHQTSQVLSGSEQRHLGQYNNNVSNIIMAPEQVQLPRHPSNFIPRGDNDGPMPSLLETSPSFHGQSTTADTRKHLLHRFNTDGKIVEHGTGTQFNCKEFVQSSERTQMKASETSFNQPDNSSSTSQSNGVRLGSPSQWIPRSHASLEPLPMSYNQLQNQNLPLPAASHSPQAMFSGQATTPSLTKEVSHVTAANCHNQEFSILETMPVNKLSVVSNVNQQPGQSMLPDVQAQQNQFQLGFHKVSSSLLQPTASTTSSREHTTRNSEGQHNQSSFREGAEVVDSLQNSQGLDSKQGEQNKNYPPTPSARDLETFGHSLRPLLGHHQNQVQSLMNAESDLNKMSGKYTGARNMEKNEVNATQYNLLSHQENKVFGFSSETREDQFNKDFSQTPVQDNSLMVMLGQANQTVSASIASNKVEEGRNSLQMAPPWFKHHGNSKNGQILSMLAAKNTLQQLAVGKTLDNLQMSSSISRANSSDASKGSNIWPTTSTVSVVGTQLPNSYELPLNVSDQNLAIRKLKKRKLGFFDSLPWNKEVTQGSLKCPNISMAELEWCLASNRINQKVENEALLVEDLAPMHRAKRRLTKTTQIMQQIFRPAPAVIVSADAFSNCDSVVYFVARLALGDACNMAHDFHRQFTAGDMSSDKVESPGTLHGTDFLKTMENFICRAKGLEADFIRLEKRASILDLKVESQELEKFSIINRFARFHNRGHSGAVDTSSGSTPAVLKSAPQRYVIAFPMPKTVPEGVNCLSL; via the exons ATGTCGCAACCTCAGCCTAGGCAACAGCATGAATTTCCTGACATACAGATGTTGCAGCGGCATATAATGTTCAAACAGCTTCAGGAACTGCAGCGTCAAAGGCAACTTCAGCAAATAGGTGACTTGAGTCAGCAGAATTATATGAATCAAGTTTCGGTGTTTAATAAGCAGACTTCTGGGGTTCAACTGCCCCCTATAGTTAATGGAACACCAATCCGTGACACATCACAAATATTTTCTGCTGGAAACATGCAATTGATGCAGCGTGGTTCCTCTATAGTTGATCATGGATTTCCAAATGGATCAATTTTTTCACAAGGTCAAAGTCAGGCTGCAATGGGTGTATTACCGCATCAACTTAATATGTCTATATATGGAGGATCTGTTGTTGGCACAGGAAATAATTTGAATCCTTACTCTGCTTTGCAAGGGCTATCTAATGAGACAACCAGTGTCTTGACTAATAGCAACAATAACCAATTGGAGCTACCCATGTTGCAACATGCAACTTTCAACAACTCTTTTATGAGTGGACAGTCCAATGCATCTAGCAGTGATTCTGGTCATGTTTTCATGCCGGACGTTGCTTCTGTTCCCAAACAAGTGTTTCAAGAGAAGAACTTCTTTGGACAAGTTCCTGTTCAAAGTTTGGATGGACTTCTAGCTGGAAACTTCCAGCAAGTGAGTGCTTTGCCAAGCAAATCATCAATGCAGGAATCTTGTGGTAGCCGAGAACAAGTAAGTTGGTCTGCTCTCTCCGCACCAAAGCTGCCAAACATGGGTAATTCTCAGAGCTCTTGTTCTCTGGATCCACTGGAACAGAAGATTTTGTTCAATACAGATGATAGTTGGGAATCTAATCTTGGTGAGCATGGTAACTTGGGAATGAGTGGTTTTGGAAGTGCATTGGGAAATTCAGATTGTATGAATTCTTTTCCCTCTGTTCAGAGTGGTAGTTGGAGTGCCCTTATGCAGTCTGCGGTTGCAGAGGCTTCTAGTAGTGATACTGGCCTCCAAGAGGAGTGGAGTGGCTTGAGCTTTCAGAATCCAGAACTTTCAACTGAAAACCAGCCCTCTAATTATGTAGACAGTGGGAGGCAACAAAGTAATTGGATTGATAACAGCCTGCAGAATGCTTCATCACCTAGTTCAAAACCTGAGTTTCTGAACCAAAGTTATAGTATGAGCTGCAACTTCCAGGGTCTTCAACAGTTAAATCACCAATTTCCTGGACAGAAAGAGGAGATACACTCTGATTCTCCTAAATATGCTGGAAAGTGGTTGGATTGTAGCCCACGACAAAAGCAACCAGTGAAGGAAAGTCAGCTGGTTCAAATAGCATCACCTGCTCAAAAATCTTGGCCCAGTCAACATTATGAGCATACAGAGCGTGGCCAATCCCGCAGCAATTTAACAG GGAAATCTGGAGAAGTCAATACAGAAGTTAATGAGGAAAAGTCTCCATTGAATAATGTTACTGCTGTACCAGAGAAAAGCACAACTGAGTTTAAGCAAATTGTTGATCATGAAATCAATCAACATGTTATGAACTCTACAGGTGCAGACTCTCTTGGAAAAGAGAATTATCTTGACAGCAATCAATCTTGTGTAGGACTTGGATTGAGTGGGAAATTGTGGCTTCATGGGACTACAACACATCTCCCCATGGTAGATAGTCAACAAAAGCCATATCATCAG ACATCTCAGGTCTTAAGTGGTAGTGAACAAAGGCACTTGGGGCAATATAACAATAATGTCTCTAATATTATAATGGCTCCCGAACAA GTCCAATTGCCACGCCACCCAAGTAATTTCATTCCCCGTGGAGACAATGATGGACCTATGCCTAGTCTTCTGGAAACATCGCCTAGCTTTCATGGCCAAAGTACCACTGCTGATACAAG GAAACATCTGCTACACCGGTTTAACACGGATGGCAAAATTGTGGAGCATGGAACAGGAACACAGTTTAATTGTAAAGAATTTGTTCAATCATCTGAAAGGACCCAGATGAAAGCCTCTGAAACATCTTTTAATCAGCCAGATAATAGCTCTTCCACTTCTCAAAGCAATGGCGTAAGGTTGGGGTCACCATCTCAATGGATACCCAGATCACACGCATCTCTTGAACCTTTACCTATG TCGTATAATCAACTCCAAAATCAAAACCTTCCTTTGCCTGCGGCGAGTCATTCTCCACAAGCAATGTTTTCTGGCCAGGCAACTACTCCCTCTTTGACCAAAGAGGTCTCTCATGTAACTGCTGCCAACTGTCACAATCAAGAATTTTCAATTCTGGAGACTATGCCAGTCAATAAGCTATCAGTTGTCTCAAATGTGAATCAGCAACCAGGGCAGTCAATGCTGCCAGACGTTCAAGCCCAACAAAATCAATTTCAGTTGGGATTCCACAAGGTCTCATCTAGTTTGCTTCAACCTACTGCTTCAACAACTAGCAGTCGTGAGCATACTACAAGGAATTCAGAGGGGCAACACAATCAAAGCTCATTTAGAGAAGGGGCTGAAGTAGTTGATTCTTTGCAAAATTCACAAGGATTGGATAGCAAGCAAGGGGAGCAGAATAAGAATTATCCACCAACTCCCTCTGCAAGAGATCTTGAAACTTTTGGCCATTCTTTGAGGCCACTACTAGGTCACCATCAAAATCAGGTGCAGTCCCTGATGAATGCTGAGAGTGACCTTAATAAGATGTCAGGGAAATATACGGGGGCCAGAAATATGGAAAAGAACGAAGTGAATGCAACACAGTATAATTTACTTTCACATCAGGAAAATAAAGTTTTTGGCTTCTCTTCAGAGACTAGAGAAGATCAATTTAACAAAGATTTTTCCCAGACCCCAGTTCAAGATAATTCACTGATGGTAATGCTTGGTCAGGCTAATCAGACTGTCAGTGCCAGCATTGCTTCTAACAAGGTAGAAGAGGGTAGGAACAGTTTACAAATGGCTCCCCCCTGGTTCAAGCATCATGGAAACTCAAAAAATGGGCAGATCTTGTCAATGCTAGCTGCTAAGAACACTTTACAACAGTTAGCTGTCGGTAAGACCCTTGATAACTTGCAAATGAGTAGCTCCATTTCGAGAGCAAATTCATCTGATGCCAGTAAAGGGAGCAACATATGGCCAACTACCTCTACAGTTTCAGTAGTTGGTACACAGTTACCAAACTCGTATGAGTTGCCTTTGAATGTCTCAGACCAAAATTTGGCCATCAGGAAGTTGAAGAAGCGCAAGCTTGGCTTCTTTGATTCTCTGCCATGGAACAAAGAAGTGACTCAAGGTTCACTAAAATGTCCAAATATCAG CATGGCAGAATTGGAATGGTGTCTAGCTTCAAATAGAATAAATCAGAAG GTGGAAAATGAGGCTCTATTAGTTGAAGATTTGGCTCCAATGCATCGAGCAAAGAGAAGGCTTACCAAGACAACCCAGATAATGCAACAGATTTTTCGTCCAGCACCAGCAGTCATTGTCTCAGCAGATGCCTTCTCAAATTGTGATAGTGTGGTGTATTTCGTTGCTAGATTAGCCCTAGGTGATGCATGCAACATGGCTCATGATTTTCACAGGCAATTTACTGCTGGTGATAT GTCATCCGACAAGGTAGAGAGTCCTGGCACACTTCATGGCACAGATTTCTTAAAAACCATGGAAAATTTCATCTGTAGAGCAAAGGGGCTTGAAGCTGATTTCATCAG ACTGGAGAAACGAGCTTCCATCTTAGACTTGAAGGTTGAATCACAGGAGTTGGAGAAGTTCTCTATCATCAACCGTTTTGCCAGATTCCATAACAGGGGCCATAGTGGTGCAGTTGATACATCTTCTGGGTCCACTCCTGCTGTGCTAAAATCAGCCCCACAGAGATACGTTATTGCATTTCCAATGCCTAAGACAGTGCCAGAGGGAGTAAATTGTCTGTCTCTATGA